A segment of the Corythoichthys intestinalis isolate RoL2023-P3 chromosome 16, ASM3026506v1, whole genome shotgun sequence genome:
aatttgtgaCCGAAGATTCGCTTGGAAAAAAAGCTTAAtagaacacacaagaacccacactggtgaaaaaccttttgcctgctcagtttgtggtcaaggatttgcACAAAAGAAATCCATGGAAATACACACAAgagcccacactggcgaaaaacctttttcctgctcaatttgtgaTCGAAGATTCGCTTGGAAGCAATACTTaataaaacacacaagaacccactctggtgaaaaaccttttgtctgctcagtttgtggtcaaagcttCATTGAAAAGAGAAACTTaaaaagacacacaagaacccacactggtgaaaaaccttttgtctgctcagtttgtggtcaaagattcactggAATGCAACacttaaaaatacacacaagaacccacactggcgaaaaaccttattcttgctcagtttgtggtcaaggattctctcAAAAGCAACACTTAAAGGGACACACAAGGATCCACACTGGTGAtaaaccttttgtctgctcactttgtggtcaaagattcactgaaaagcaaaacttaaaaaaacacacaagaacccacactggcgaaaaacatttttcctgCTCCATTTGTGACCGAAGATTCGCTTGGAAAAAAAGCTTAAtagaacacacaagaacccacactggtgaaaaacctttttcctgctcagtttgtggtcaaagattcagtcacaAGGTCGgattaaaacaacacacaagaacccacactggcgaaaaaccttttgtctgctcagtttgtggtaaaggATTCACTGAAAAGCAAAACTTAAGAAGACACAaaagaatccacactggcgaaaaacctttttcctgcttagtttgtggtcaaagattcagtcaaaAGACCACCTTAGaaggacacacaagaacccacactggcgaaaaaccgttttcctgctccatttgtggtcaaagattcgcctGGAAAGGTCGGGTTAAGAGGCACGTGTGTGTTGATGTGAGAAGCAGTAGCCAATGACTGTTTTGCCTGTCATCCATGCTGGCTTCATCTGATGTTTTGCACGCAGGATGATTATATTCTGTAGAGCTTTCTTAAATCTTGAGGATTGGCACTTTTGGTGCCCTGTTTTGTCTAATAGTTGTATGAAGTACATCCACCCTATTGATTAAATCTCAGCTGATTCAACCCTCTCAAGTTTGTCATGTTTGTGTGCCTTCTCCGTTGTTTCCTTTTCATTCCAGCAcatgattcagctggatgggcggtgcTGTGCAACACAGCAGTGGCGCATTAgaagcgctcattatttaaagactccTGTCACCATAtgtgagtgtcggactattgcgtaGTTTGTTTTACCTTAcaactttacttttttttttttttgccttttctgACCATCGACGCCTTTGCCTTGGTTGTCTTGCCGACTCGGTTCGTGcctctttttgtttgtatttttttctcgcgTGTTCTGGTGTGCTcccttgtttgtttgtttttttgtaataaattctATTCTAAGTTCATTGTTTACAGAGGAGGCGTTACCATTGTGCAAAAACgactttttttacgataaaaaacaatgaaattttctaaaaaacaattcgaggtcgaaaatgaagatgattatgattattataattcTATAATAGTGCCCAGTGGGGGAAAGTTAATTGCAGATTTAGACTGTGGTGTCCAGTAAGGAAATCTTCAGTGTCTTCAAATTGGTAGGATATGTTTTGTAGCCATCATATTATTTGTTGTTGCTCTTGCTTCTGCCGTTCAGAGCGCTGTTGGTTATTGGTGTgcaatttcttttagtgttgtgaaaagagGGTGTTAAATCAAGGCTTATTGGCCCCTTTAGTTTTCAAAAGTGTTCGTGTGTCATTGCCCCGTCTAGCTGCGGCAACTTGCATGATAATACAcgggcgctttttttttttttcctttccgaTACAAAAACTCCTACACTGTGTACTAgtggcctagtagtagtacgtaaactatccagcatgtgtgTCGTGTGTACTGCCTTCGTGCACGCCTTCTATGGAGAAAACGtgcaagcatgacaaattttgaccgaaacggctgtttttggatgggaaaatctAAaacagatcctcagcaccctctgctgtgagtgactgccaccgccccataCCAGCCCCTGCGATGACTATCTCTCGACTCTGCTTCGAACTTTAAAGTGCTTGTACCTTACCGCTGTTGTTTatgaatgaaaataattaaTACC
Coding sequences within it:
- the LOC130931937 gene encoding gastrula zinc finger protein XlCGF57.1-like isoform X3; the protein is MSARPAGANFQEHLRGVKEEPPRHRPWTVCKLGYKLMHNKLVLSSLEDVGRAHRPEHQESACIEEEEFVHIKGFRKYLGADGQQPESPGIKEDVECPHIKGVEQKPCQQMQLLIKKEEEELLYVEEEEHITKSTGEPLQSEYGPIEASRGVEPLRGSSSSTEGLQAHIFIALSDINGATSHSPCNDDGHKKSHCDDKLCKCSQCGKTFAHKKTFRMHMRRHAGDNQFSCSICDRRFAWKKSLIEHTRTHTGEKPFACSVCGQGFAQKKSMEIHTRAHTGEKPFSCSICDRRFAWKQYLIKHTRTHSGEKPFVCSVCGQSFIEKRNLKRHTRTHTGEKPFVCSVCGQRFTGMQHLKIHTRTHTGEKPYSCSVCGQGFSQKQHLKGHTRIHTGDKPFVCSLCGQRFTEKQNLKKHTRTHTGEKHFSCSICDRRFAWKKSLIEHTRTHTGEKPFSCSVCGQRFSHKVGLKQHTRTHTGEKPFVCSVCGKGFTEKQNLRRHKRIHTGEKPFSCLVCGQRFSQKTTLEGHTRTHTGEKPFSCSICGQRFAWKGRVKRHVCVDVRSSSQ
- the LOC130931937 gene encoding zinc finger protein OZF-like isoform X5 → MQLLIKKEEEELLYVEEEEHITKSTGEPLQSEYGPIEASRGVEPLRGSSSSTEGLQAHIFIALSDINGATSHSPCNDDGHKKSHCDDKLCKCSQCGKTFAHKKTFRMHMRRHAGDNQFSCSICDRRFAWKKSLIEHTRTHTGEKPFACSVCGQGFAQKKSMEIHTRAHTGEKPFSCSICDRRFAWKQYLIKHTRTHSGEKPFVCSVCGQSFIEKRNLKRHTRTHTGEKPFVCSVCGQRFTGMQHLKIHTRTHTGEKPYSCSVCGQGFSQKQHLKGHTRIHTGDKPFVCSLCGQRFTEKQNLKKHTRTHTGEKHFSCSICDRRFAWKKSLIEHTRTHTGEKPFSCSVCGQRFSHKVGLKQHTRTHTGEKPFVCSVCGKGFTEKQNLRRHKRIHTGEKPFSCLVCGQRFSQKTTLEGHTRTHTGEKPFSCSICGQRFAWKGRVKRHVCVDVRSSSQ